A region from the Papaver somniferum cultivar HN1 unplaced genomic scaffold, ASM357369v1 unplaced-scaffold_22, whole genome shotgun sequence genome encodes:
- the LOC113340470 gene encoding UDP-glycosyltransferase 87A1-like, translating to MESSRRAKRQHVVVMPYPGRGHINPMMNFCKLLSTKFLVVDDLRITFVVTEEWLGFIESSASESRLPPQIRLRSIPNVIPSELVRGLDLGGFFVAVQTKMEDPFEQLLDQLMKDDDPTTVVTTVIADATLPWAVYVANRRNVQVVSLWPMSPSVFSIYKHIDLLVQNGHYPVDFSSECGNELVDYIAGVSPIRLADMPSVLKRFARPFLSSVKESVSAACKAKCLLFTTYHELEPQVIESLMKILPLPVYSVGPSIPLSAALEDETHNNENKAEHYYLDWLDSQPKNSVLYVSFGSFLSASSEQMEEILAGLDESGVRYFLVSRGGQGYTKNSAADEDAENVLPSTQSFVVPWCDQLRVLCHSSVAGFWTHCGWNSTLEGVYAGVPMLTFPVAMDQITNSKLIVDDWKIGMKVMKEVGADKVVKREEIAMTVKKFMNSNGEDEESIEMRTRANEFKKSCRKVLAKGGSSTTNLDNFIRNILRN from the exons ATGGAAAGCAGTAGAAGGGCCAAGAGGCAGCATGTGGTAGTGATGCCATATCCAGGAAGAGGACACATCAATCCGATGATGAACTTCTGTAAGCTTCTGTCCACAAAATTCTTAGTTGTTGATGATTTACGAATTACATTTGTTGTTACGGAGGAGTGGCTTGGCTTCATTGAATCATCTGCTTCTGAGTCAAGATTACCACCTCAGATTCGCCTTCGATCAATACCAAATGTGATACCTTCAGAATTGGTTCGAGGATTAGACCTCGGTGGTTTCTTTGTAGCTGTACAAACAAAGATGGAAGATCCGTTTGAGCAGTTGCTGGACCAGTTAATGAAAGATGATGATCCGACTACTGTGGTCACCACTGTCATAGCAGATGCGACACTGCCATGGGCGGTTTATGTTGCGAATCGGAGGAATGTTCAAGTTGTTTCGCTTTGGCCGATGTCTCCTTCGGTGTTCTCTATTTATAAACACATTGATCTTCTTGTTCAGAATGGTCACTACCCAGTTGATTTCTCTTCAG AATGCGGGAATGAGCTAGTAGACTATATTGCTGGAGTTTCACCTATACGGTTAGCTGACATGCCTTCAGTGTTGAAGAGATTTGCCCGACCGTTCTTGAGCAGCGTAAAGGAATCCGTCTCTGCAGCTTGTAAAGCAAAATGTCTTCTTTTCACTACCTATCATGAGCTCGAGCCTCAAGTTATCgaatcattgatgaaaatacttcCATTACCTGTCTACTCTGTTGGCCCTTCCATACCTCTCTCCGCTGCACTGGAGGATGAGACCCATAACAATGAGAACAAGGCGGAGCACTACTACTTGGATTGGCTAGACTCGCAACCTAAAAATTCTGTCTTGTACGTGTCCTTTGGTAGTTTTCTATCAGCTTCAAGTGAACAAATGGAGGAGATATTGGCTGGGTTAGATGAGAGTGGTGTTCGATACTTCCTGGTTTCACGTGGTGGGCagggttatactaagaactctgctgctgatgaagatgctGAAAATGTATTGCCTAGTACTCAAAGTTTTGTAGTGCCATGGTGTGACCAGCTGAGGGTACTTTGTCATTCTTCAGTAGCGGGTTTCTGGACACATTGTGGTTGGAATTCGACGCTTGAAGGGGTATATGCAGGTGTACCCATGCTTACATTTCCAGTAGCTATGGATCAAATCACTAACAGTAAACTAATCGTGGATGATTGGAAGATTGGAATGAAGGTTATGAAAGAGGTTGGAGCGGATAAAGTGGTTAAAAGAGAGGAAATTGCAATGACTGTGAAGAAGTTCATGAACTCGAACGGAGAGGATGAAGAGAGCATAGAGATGAGGACAAGAGCTAATGAATTCAAGAAGAGCTGCAGAAAAGTGTTGGCAAAGGGCGGTTCGTCTACAACAAACCTGGACAATTTTATTAGAAATATTCTGCGGAACTAA
- the LOC113340469 gene encoding UDP-glycosyltransferase 87A2-like has translation MPKVGASSYLTWDTRHPLSIQWRVTVKLRQVTMESSTKINRLHVVAMPYPGRGHINPMMNFCKLLITKFLVKDDIRVTFVVTEEWLGLLESESRLPPQIQLHSIPNVIPSELGRGLDHSGFSEAVRTKMEDPFEQFLDKLQQKDDPGVGVTAIIADTILAWAVSVGSRRSIPVVSLWPLSPTVFSIVYHIDLLKQNGHYPVDFSSDELIDYIPGVSPIRLADMPASLDLSRKRSFTIAENVSAAPKAHCLLLTTYYELEPRVTKALMEILPVPVYAIGPSIPLPTTLRDDHDRRNIISNVDTDEYYLKWLDAQPERSVLYVSFGSLLSASSEQMEEILAGLFESGVIYLLVSPGGKESINDNEMDKSRSLVVPWCNQLRVLCHSSVGGFWTHCGWNSILEGVYAGVPMLTSPVGLDQFTSRALVVDCWKIGMNIIKEVGAEISVKREEVALTVKNFMNSNGDNEESKLMMTRANELKKSCRQALAKGGSSTANLDDFIRNILRN, from the exons ATGCCAAAAGTTGGAGCTTCGTCATATTTGACTTGGGATACTCGTCACCCATTATCTATTCAG TGGCGAGTGACGGTCAAACTCAGGCAGGTGACCATGGAAAGCAGTACTAAAATCAACAGATTGCATGTGGTAGCAATGCCATATCCAGGAAGAGGACATATCAATCCTATGATGAACTTCTGTAAGCTTTTAATAACCAAATTTTTAGTTAAGGATGATATCAGAGTCACTTTTGTTGTTACAGAAGAGTGGCTCGGTTTGCTTGAGTCAGAGTCAAGATTACCGCCTCAGATTCAGCTTCATTCAATTCCGAATGTAATACCCTCTGAATTGGGGCGAGGATTGGACCATAGTGGTTTCTCTGAAGCTGTCCGAACAAAAATGGAAGACCCATTTGAGCAGTTTCTGGACAAGTTACAACAAAAGGATGATCCTGGTGTGGGGGTCACGGCTATCATAGCTGACACCATATTGGCATGGGCAGTTTCTGTTGGTAGCCGGAGGAGCATTCCAGTGGTTTCTCTTTGGCCGTTGTCGCCTACTGTGTTCTCTATTGTTTATCACATCGATCTTCTTAAGCAGAATGGTCATTACCCAGTTGATTTCTCTTCAG ACGAGCTAATAGACTATATTCCTGGAGTTTCACCCATAAGATTAGCTGACATGCCAGCATCATTGGATCTGTCTCGCAAACGATCCTTTACTATTGCGGAAAATGTTTCTGCAGCTCCTAAAGCACATTGTCTTCTTCTCACTACCTATTATGAATTAGAGCCTCGAGTTACAAAAGCTTTAATGGAAATACTTCCCGTACCTGTGTACGCTATTGGTCCTTCAATACCTCTTCCCACGACACTGAGGGATGATCATGACAGAAGAAATATCATTTCCAATGTGGACACAGATGAGTACTACTTGAAATGGCTAGATGCCCAGCCAGAAAGATCTGTCCTATATGTCTCATTTGGTAGTTTACTATCAGCTTCTAGTGAACAGATGGAAGAGATATTGGCTGGGCTATTTGAAAGCGGCGTTATATACTTGTTGGTTTCACCTGGTGGAAAAGAAAGTATCAATGACAATGAGATGGACAAGTCTCGAAGTTTGGTAGTTCCCTGGTGTAACCAATTGAGAGTACTCTGCCATTCATCCGTAGGAGGATTTTGGACGCATTGTGGTTGGAattcgattcttgaaggagtttaTGCGGGTGTGCCCATGCTTACTTCTCCCGTAGGCTTAGATCAATTTACTAGTAGAGCACTAGTTGTGGATTGTTGGAAAATTGGAATGAATATAATAAAAGAAGTTGGAGCAGAAATATCGGTAAAAAGAGAAGAAGTTGCATTGACTGTTAAAAACTTCATGAACTCGAATGGGGACAATGAAGAGAGTAAACTGATGATGACCAGAGCTAACGAACTCAAGAAGAGTTGCAGACAAGCATTGGCAAAAGGCGGTTCGTCTACTGCCAACCTCGACGATTTTATTAGAAACATTCTGCGGAACTAA
- the LOC113340471 gene encoding UDP-glycosyltransferase 87A2-like translates to MESSGGNKRVHVVAMPYPGRGHMNAMMNFCKHLTAKFSIKDDIRISFVVTEEWLSFLESESRLPPQIQLRSIPNVIPSELVRGLDHSGFFQAVQTKMEDPFEKLLDQLQQEGDPGVWVRAIIADTILPWAVSVGNRRSIPVVSLWPMSPSVFSINYHMDLLAQKGLDPVDFSPDELINYIPGVSPIILAGMPASQERSLKRSFILEAVSAVRKTHCLLLTTYYELEPQVTKALMEVLPVPVYPVGPSIPLPMTLEDENDKRNINSKVNTEEYYLKWLDAQPGSSVLYVSFGSFLSAASEQMEEILAGLRESGIRYLLVSHGGKDPIDNNNIDSSRSLVVPWCDQLKVLCHSSVGGFWTHCGWNSTLEGVYAGVPMLTYPVGFDQITNRTLILDCWRIGMKIMKEVGAERLVNREEIALIVKKFININGDDEESNEMRTRASEFNKSCRQALAEGGSSTANLDNFIRNILEYHGN, encoded by the exons ATGGAAAGCAGTGGTGGGAACAAGAGAGTACATGTGGTGGCGATGCCATATCCAGGAAGAGGACACATGAATGCTATGATGAACTTCTGTAAGCATTTAACAGCCAAATTTTCAATAAAGGATGATATAAGAATCAGTTTTGTTGTTACAGAAGAGTGGCTCAGTTTCCTTGAGTCGGAGTCCAGATTACCGCCTCAGATTCAGCTTCGTTCGATTCCGAATGTGATACCGTCCGAATTGGTGCGAGGATTGGACCATAGTGGTTTTTTTCAAGCTGTCCAAACAAAGATGGAAGATCCATTTGAGAAGTTGCTGGACCAGTTACAACAAGAGGGTGATCCTGGCGTCTGGGTCAGAGCTATCATAGCTGACACCATATTACCATGGGCAGTTTCTGTTGGGAACCGGAGGAGTATTCCAGTGGTTTCTCTTTGGCCAATGTCGCCTTCAGTATTCTCTATTAACTATCACATGGATCTTCTTGCGCAGAAAGGTCTTGACCCAGTTGATTTCTCTCCAG ATGAGCTAATAAACTACATTCCTGGAGTTTCACCCATAATATTAGCTGGCATGCCAGCGTCACAAGAACGGTCTCTCAAACGATCCTTTATTTTGGAAGCTGTCTCTGCAGTTCGTAAAACACACTGTCTTCTTCTTACTACCTACTATGAGTTAGAGCCTCAAGTTACAAAAGCTTTAATGGAAGTACTTCCTGTACCTGTGTACCCTGTTGGCCCTTCAATACCTCTCCCTATGACACTGGAGGATGAGAATGACAAAAGAAATATCAATAGCAAAGTGAACACGGAGGAGTACTACTTGAAATGGCTAGACGCGCAGCCAGGAAGCTCTGTCCTGTATGTCTCATTTGGTAGTTTTTTGTCAGCTGCTAGTGAACAAATGGAAGAAATTTTGGCTGGGCTACGGGAAAGTGGCATTCGATACTTGTTGGTTTCACACGGTGGAAAAGATCCTATCGATAACAATAATATAGATAGTTCTCGAAGTTTAGTAGTTCCTTGGTGTGACCAATTGAAGGTCCTTTGTCATTCATCCGTTGGGGGATTCTGGACCCATTGTGGGTGGAACTCGACTCTTGAAGGAGTTTATGCGGGTGTACCTATGCTTACTTATCCAGTTGGCTTTGATCAAATCACTAACAGAACACTAATTTTGGATTGTTGGAGAATTGGGATGAAAATAATGAAAGAAGTTGGAGCAGAAAGATTGGTTAATAGAGAAGAAATCGCTTTGATTGTGAAGAAGTTCATAAACATCAACGGAGACGATGAAGAGAGTAACGAGATGAGGACTAGAGCTAGTGAATTTAACAAGAGTTGCAGACAAGCGTTGGCAGAGGGCGGTTCCTCTACTGCCAACCTCGACAATTTTATTAGAAACATTCTGGAATACCACGGTAACTAG
- the LOC113340683 gene encoding UDP-glycosyltransferase 87A1-like produces MGSSTNNGKIGDICHVVAMPYPGRGHVNPMMNLCKLLVSKLGENIKISFVVTEEWFSFINSNPRPPQIQLRTIPNVMPSELVRALDFSGFVESVFTNVEAPVEQLMDKLELESPVTAIIADTYLALAVNVGNRRNIPVVSLWTMSPSVFSVFYHFDLFVQNGNFPVDLSERGDEMIDYIPGITPTRLSDMPTIFDGSGRKVLGRVMEAFELVRKAECVLFTSFHELEVQVVETLMSIVPFPVYSIGPSIPQEKAQVPYDDNGSKPEYYLKWLDAQPESSVLYVSLGSFLSVSKEQMEEILAGLHDSGVRYLLISRGDSSGQEGTLSDEEMKSLVVPWCDQVRVLCHASVGGFWTHCGWNSTLEGVYSGVPMLTFPIFFDQIPNKKLIVDDWKVGMKVTGADKLVTRDEIGKIVKKFMNLEEGNEEYKDTRKRSNELKESCRTALAEGGSSDINLNAFIKTILKVA; encoded by the exons ATGGGTAGTAGCACCAACAATGGAAAAATCGGCGACATTTGTCATGTCGTAGCGATGCCGTATCCAGGAAGAGGACATGTCAATCCAATGATGAACTTGTGCAAGCTTTTAGTATCAAAGTTGGGAGAAAACATCAAAATTTCATTTGTTGTTACTGAAGAATGGTTTAGTTTCATTAACTCAAATCCACGGCCGCCACAGATTCAGCTGCGTACAATCCCAAATGTCATGCCATCGGAGCTAGTCCGCGCCTTAGATTTTTCAGGTTTCGTTGAATCAGTGTTTACTAATGTTGAAGCTCCAGTTGAGCAGCTCATGGATAAACTTGAACTTGAATCTCCTGTGACGGCTATTATCGCCGACACGTATTTGGCGCTGGCTGTTAATGTTGGGAACCGGAGGAATATTCCGGTGGTGTCACTGTGGACCATGTCGCCTTCTGTGTTCTCCGTTTTCTATCATTTTGATCTGTTTGTTCAAAATGGGAATTTCCCGGTGGATTTATCAG AGCGGGGAGACGAAATGATAGATTACATTCCCGGAATCACTCCGACACGATTATCGGACATGCCAACAATCTTCGACGGGAGTGGTCGGAAAGTGCTCGGCCGTGTCATGGAAGCATTCGAGTTAGTCCGGAAAGCTGAATGTGTTCTTTTTACTTCCTTCCACGAGCTTGAAGTCCAAGTTGTCGAAACTTTAATGTCAATAGTCCCCTTTCCCGTCTACTCCATTGGACCTTCAATACCTCAAGAAAAAGCTCAGGTACCGTATGACGACAATGGCAGCAAGCCGGAGTACTATTTGAAATGGCTAGATGCGCAACCGGAAAGTTCCGTCTTATACGTCTCGTTGGGTAGCTTTCTATCAGTTTCAAAGGAACAAATGGAGGAGATTTTAGCTGGGTTACACGACAGTGGAGTTCGGTATTTGTTAATTTCACGGGGAGACTCTTCCGGCCAAGAGGGTACTTTGTCCGATGAGGAGATGAAGAGTTTAGTAGTACCGTGGTGTGACCAAGTGAGAGTTTTGTGCCATGCTTCTGTTGGAGGGTTTTGGACTCATTGTGGATGGAATTCGACACTAGAAGGAGTTTATTCAGGTGTACCAATGCTAACTTTTCCTATATTTTTCGATCAGATTCCGAATAAAAAGCTAATTGTGGATGACTGGAAAGTCGGGATGAAGGTAACCGGAGCAGATAAGTTAGTTACACGGGACGAAATCGGGAAGATTGTTAAGAAGTTCATGAATTTGGAAGAAGGCAATGAGGAATACAAAGACACGAGGAAAAGATCAAATGAACTCAAGGAGAGCTGCAGAACAGCGTTGGCAGAGGGTGGATCATCTGATATCAACCTTAATGCATTTATTAAAACCATTTTGAAAGTGGCATAA